A stretch of Anoplopoma fimbria isolate UVic2021 breed Golden Eagle Sablefish chromosome 4, Afim_UVic_2022, whole genome shotgun sequence DNA encodes these proteins:
- the hs3st1 gene encoding heparan sulfate glucosamine 3-O-sulfotransferase 1 translates to MAAVLLGLLLFAMQSPPIPSRPMADEGPPIPPTSSPADNATGHPNGTLQQLPQIIIIGVRKGGTRALIEMLSLHSAVAAAQNEVHFFDWESHFQKGLPWYLSQMPYAFPDQLTVEKTPAYFTSSKVPKRIHQVNPDIKLLLILRDPTERVLSDYTQVFYNRLQKHKLFQPIESVLVKDGEINLGYKALNRSLYYVHMQNWLRYFPLESIHVVDGDELIRDPFPEMKKVERFLKLEPQINASNFYFNKTKGFYCLRDHGRERCLHDSKGRAHPHVAPAILQKLYQFFHEPNKKFFELVGRTFNWK, encoded by the coding sequence ATGGCAGCCGTACTCCTCGGGCTGCTGCTCTTTGCGATGCAGTCTCCCCCCATCCCCTCCAGGCCCATGGCCGATGAGGGGCCACCTATACCTCCCACCTCGTCGCCCGCCGACAACGCCACCGGCCACCCGAACGGCACCCTCCAGCAGCTTCCTCAGATCATAATCATTGGCGTGAGGAAGGGGGGCACGCGGGCACTGATAGAGATGCTCAGTCTGCACAGTGCGGTGGCGGCGGCTCAGAACGAGGTGCACTTCTTCGACTGGGAGAGCCACTTTCAGAAGGGCTTGCCTTGGTATCTCAGCCAGATGCCGTACGCCTTCCCCGACCAGCTGACGGTAGAGAAGACGCCGGCCTACTTCACCTCCAGCAAAGTCCCCAAACGCATCCACCAGGTGAACCCTGACATCAAGCTGCTGCTCATCCTCAGAGACCCCACGGAGCGGGTGCTGTCGGACTACACCCAGGTCTTCTACAACCGCCTCCAGAAGCACAAGCTCTTCCAACCCATCGAGTCCGTTCTGGTGAAGGACGGCGAGATCAACCTGGGATACAAGGCTCTCAATCGAAGCCTGTACTATGTTCACATGCAGAACTGGCTGCGGTACTTCCCGCTGGAGAGCATCCACGTGGTGGACGGGGACGAGTTGATCAGGGACCCCTTCCCCGAGATGAAAAAGGTGGAGCGATTCTTAAAGCTGGAGCCCCAGATAAACGCTTCAAATTTCtacttcaataaaacaaagggATTTTACTGTTTGAGGGACCACGGGCGAGAACGGTGTTTACACGACTCCAAGGGCAGGGCTCACCCTCACGTGGCGCCCGCCATCCTGCAGAAACTCTACCAGTTCTTTCACGAACCCAACAAGAAGTTCTTTGAGCTGGTGGGCCGAACGTTCAACTGGAAATGA